In one window of Oscillospiraceae bacterium DNA:
- the tilS gene encoding tRNA lysidine(34) synthetase TilS yields the protein MNKFSSLALEAIKEYSMFNKNDKVLIALSGGKDSVALLLFLCEFQKYLSIELYAAHVNHMIRGNDADEDQKFCKELCNKLGITYFTQSFDVPEIAKTTNTSLEEAARNVRYSYFNSVCEKYGINKIATAHTASDNTETVIYNIMRGTGTQGICGIPPKRDNIVRPLILCTKEETQEYCVNRNVSFCIDKTNNDDVYDRNNIRLNIIPHIKKRNPSIDRSSARLSYLARCDRELIEYAASEFLKKHNGELPLNETADFFAETKFVSCAHHILSQKCGKTLPFEIFSQCRDIIISKKVGKQVNLFDDVYLVINYDKIEIKSITNKPSYYECKLETATSVQVNPRYKITLLNGENCINYKNINNLTKTATFNSDKIYGDIFARMKIDGDRYSCCGMTKSLKKLFSENKISRELRPYIPVICDEKGIIWVPGMKVCDRALPSKGGNTITIIAEYTE from the coding sequence ATGAATAAATTTTCTTCCCTCGCACTCGAGGCAATCAAAGAGTACAGTATGTTTAATAAAAACGACAAAGTCCTTATCGCCCTTTCGGGCGGTAAGGATTCTGTTGCGTTGTTGCTTTTCTTGTGTGAATTCCAAAAATATCTGAGCATTGAGCTTTACGCCGCTCACGTAAATCACATGATACGCGGAAATGATGCCGATGAAGATCAAAAATTTTGCAAAGAGCTTTGCAACAAGCTTGGTATTACGTATTTTACGCAAAGTTTTGACGTCCCCGAAATTGCCAAGACTACAAACACCTCTCTCGAAGAAGCTGCACGTAATGTTAGATACAGCTATTTTAACTCTGTATGCGAGAAATACGGAATAAACAAAATTGCCACCGCGCACACAGCTTCCGATAACACTGAGACTGTTATATATAACATCATGCGTGGAACGGGCACTCAAGGGATTTGCGGTATCCCCCCAAAAAGAGATAATATCGTCAGACCGCTGATATTGTGCACAAAAGAGGAAACGCAGGAATACTGTGTTAACAGGAATGTATCGTTTTGCATTGACAAGACAAACAATGACGATGTTTATGACAGGAATAATATACGTTTAAATATAATACCTCATATTAAAAAGAGGAATCCCTCTATCGACCGTTCTTCTGCAAGATTATCTTATCTTGCAAGATGTGACAGAGAGCTGATTGAATATGCTGCATCTGAGTTTCTCAAAAAGCACAACGGAGAGTTGCCGCTGAATGAAACTGCCGATTTTTTTGCCGAAACCAAATTCGTCTCGTGTGCTCATCACATTTTAAGTCAAAAATGCGGTAAGACATTACCTTTTGAAATATTTTCGCAGTGCCGCGACATTATTATTTCAAAAAAAGTCGGAAAGCAAGTTAATTTATTTGACGATGTATATCTTGTTATTAATTACGATAAAATAGAAATTAAAAGTATAACAAACAAGCCCAGTTACTACGAATGCAAATTGGAAACAGCCACATCGGTGCAGGTGAATCCAAGATATAAAATTACACTTTTAAATGGTGAAAATTGCATTAATTATAAAAATATTAACAATTTAACAAAGACAGCGACGTTTAATTCTGATAAAATATATGGTGATATTTTTGCACGCATGAAAATTGACGGAGACCGCTACTCATGCTGCGGCATGACAAAAAGCTTAAAAAAGCTCTTTTCTGAAAACAAAATCAGTCGAGAACTTCGTCCATATATTCCCGTAATTTGCGATGAAAAAGGAATTATATGGGTACCCGGAATGAAAGTTTGTGACCGAGCTTTGCCGTCAAAAGGCGGAAATACTATTACTATAATTGCGGAGTATACGGAATGA
- the hpt gene encoding hypoxanthine phosphoribosyltransferase has product MNKDVEKILFTKDEIDAIVSSLANKISNDYRGRKLCLLCVLKGSLIFCADLMRKIDIPLELMCVSASSYKSSTVTSGSVELGDLKESIEGYDVIIVEDILDTGNTLSNLVGFLKKHNPASVAICTMLDKPSRRKVPLEGDYVGAVIPDEFVVGYGLDYDQKYRHLPYIGVLKPEIYNS; this is encoded by the coding sequence ATGAATAAGGATGTTGAAAAAATTCTGTTTACGAAAGATGAGATTGATGCAATCGTCTCTTCGCTCGCAAACAAAATATCAAATGATTACCGTGGCAGAAAACTTTGTTTACTTTGTGTTTTAAAAGGCTCTTTGATTTTTTGCGCGGATTTAATGCGAAAAATAGATATTCCTCTTGAACTGATGTGCGTGAGCGCTTCTTCTTACAAGAGCTCAACCGTCACAAGCGGAAGTGTTGAATTGGGTGACCTTAAAGAGAGTATCGAAGGATACGATGTTATCATAGTCGAGGACATACTTGATACAGGGAACACACTTTCTAATTTGGTAGGATTCCTGAAAAAACACAATCCCGCTTCAGTTGCGATATGCACAATGCTGGATAAGCCTTCAAGAAGAAAAGTTCCGCTCGAGGGTGATTACGTTGGTGCGGTTATCCCCGATGAATTTGTAGTCGGCTATGGTCTCGACTACGACCAGAAGTATCGTCATCTCCCATACATAGGTGTTCTTAAACCAGAAATTTACAATAGCTAA